The stretch of DNA GTAAATCACGAAGTGGCAAGTGACGGAACGGAAAAATTTTTATTCAAACTACATGACAATCATACGGTCGAAACCGTACTTATCAAAATGAAAGACGAAAGAATAGAAAACGGAAAGAAAAAAGAAGCGAAATGGACGGTATGTGTCTCTACACAAGTTGGATGTAAGGTAGGATGTGCTTTTTGTCTGACCGCAAAAGGAGGTTTTGTAAGAAACTTAAGTGCCGGCGAAATAGTAGCTCAAGTTTGGTTTATGAAAAAATTTAAAAACTTTGATGAAAACAAAGCTTTAAACGTCGTATATATGGGAATGGGAGAACCGCTTGATAATTACGATAATATGGTAAAAGCGATTAAAATAATAGCTCACCCTGACGGATTAAACATCTCGCCTAAAAGACAAACGATATCAACTTCCGGAATAGCACCGAAGATAAAAAGACTCGGAGAAGAAAACTTAGGAGTAAACCTTGCAATATCTCTACATGCCGTTGATGATAAATTAAGAGAAGAACTTATCCCTTTAAATAAAGCGTATAATATTCAAAGCGTTATTGATGCGGTAAGAGAATTTCCGATAGATAAAAGAAAAAAAGTGATGTTCGAATATCTCGTAATCAAAGATGTAAACGACGATATAGCAAGTGCAAAAAAACTCGTAAAACTATTAAACGGAATTCCAAGTAAAGTAAATTTAATTTATTTCAATCCTTATCCGGGCAGTCCGTATAAAAGACCTGATGAAGAGACAATGAAAAAATTTCAAAGATATTTGCTTGATAGAGGAATAACTTGTACTATTAGAGAAAGCAAAGGAATAGATATAAGTGCCGCTTGCGGACAATTAAGAGAAAAAGAGCTAAAAAGTTGTACTCCACCTGAATTTAAGGAATAAAAATGGCGGAATTAAAATATTTACCTGCAGGAATCAGACTGCATTTAAAAGAGATAGTATATAAAATTACTGATAATTTGGATGAATATTACTATTTTCATTTCAAAGATATCCCAACAGGTCTTAAAGTAGAAAAGTTGTTAAAAAACGAAAATATAAAATCAATCCCCGTACCCGATGAAATTTTCGAAGATTGCGGAGTGGCAATTTTGACAAAAGAAAAAGACAAAATTAAAGAAATTTTATTAAAAGAAAACATAGAGTTCGAAATATGGGTCAAAAAAGACGGCTTTAAAAAAATAGAGGGAGAAATTAAAAGCAAAAGCTGTAAAATTTAATTATTGAAAATTTTAATATCAGCTCTATTTTTAAGTTTTGAAAAATACTCTTTTAAAATTTGCTCTCTTCTTTGTTGTGCTATTTTTTGAGCTATTATATTTTGAACGCTACTTAGCGGAAGATACTCTTCTCCGTCTTTTCTGCTTATATAATATGTGATAAAATGAGTACCTTGATTAATAATTGGCGTGAATTGCCCTACTTTCGTTTGTTGAAATAAAAACAATAAATTTTTCGGTAAATCTTCAGGCGAATAAACTTCTGCTTTCATACTTACATTCGGAAGGTTTAATAATGTATTTTGTTGCAATTTTTTAAGAATCTCGGGATTATTCGCTACATATTTAGTAACCTGAACCGTTTTGAACGTTTTGAACTCATCTTTATGCGTTTGGTAATAGTTTTTTATATCTTGAGGTGTTATTTTAAGATTTGTATTTACGATTTGAGCAAAAAGTTTGTCTTTTAGTAGTTTTTCTTTTAACGCTTTTTTAAATTTTTGATACTCTCCTCTTTGTTCTAAAACGTTTTTAAACTCAAACAAACTCATTCCGTTTTGTTTTGCAATTTTTTCCATTGCATTTTCCAAATCGTAATCATCAACTGTTATACCTTGTTTTTTAATCTGTTCTTGAAGAATTTTTTGATCTATCAGATAATTCAAAGCTTGGTTAGGCTGTAAATTCATCTCTTTTGAAACTTTTGCAATTTCATAACTTGTAATCGGTTGATTATCCACAGTAGCAACGATTCTATCCACTATTTCCGCATGTAGCGAAAAAACAAGCAGTGCCGATAATAATATTTTTTTCATTAAAAACCTTTTCTTATTTTATTTAATATTTCCAAAAGCTTATGATACTCTTCATCAGTTATTATATCTCTGATTTTTTTATGAAAATCGATTGCCACTTCATCTGCGTTTTTAAATTGCTCATATCCTAACTTTGTCATTCTTATCTCAAAAGAACGATTGTCGATTCTGTCTTTAGTAATAAAACCCTTTTTTTCAAGAGAATTTATTATTCTTGTGATTGTAGCTTTATCTCTTTGTAAAATTTCGGAAATTTTAGTAGGTGTTAAAGCACCCATTTCATCGATTAATTTTAAAACTCCGTATTGCTCCGAGCTTAAATTAAAATGCATAATTCTTGCATTAAACTCTTTTCTTAATAAATTAAGCGTTGTGGATAATGCATATCCTATCGAATTATCAATGCTGATTTTCATTTAAATCCTTAACAACAAATTTTAATGAGTATTATACAAAAAAGAAGAGAAAAAAAGATTAATTATTTAGAAGCCGCTTCTTTAAGTGCCGCAAGCGCCGCTTCGTAGTTTGGCTCTTCTGTAATTTCAGGAACGATCTCTTTATATGTTACAGTACCTTCTTTATCAACTACGAAAATAACTCTCGCGCTTAATCCTCTAAGAGGTCCCTCAGCGATAAGCGTTCCGTATTGAGTTGAGAAACATTTTTCTCTGTAGTCGCTTAATACTTGAAGATTTTCGATTCCTTCAGTAGAACAGAATCTTTTTGCCGCAAACGGTAAGTCCATAGATACGACATAAACAGTCGCACCATCAACAGAAGCAGCTTGGTTGTTGAATTTTGTAGTTTCCATCGCACATACAGGAGTATCAAGACTCGGTACCGCTACGATTAGTTGTGCTACACCTTGAGCTCCACCTACTGTTACTTCTTCAAGAGCAGTGTTAGGAAGTGTTACAACAGGAGCTTTATCACCTACGTTTACTTGATTTCCGTAAAGTGCTACGTCGTTACCTTTTAATTTTGTTAATGTTGGCATAGTGCCTCCTTTTTTTTATTTAGTATAACAAGAAAAGAAAAAATAAAATAGGATATTTTTAGTCTTTTTTGTTAAATGTTACTTTTAGTTACAAAAAATCTCTCTCATCTTCTTCCAAAACGGCAGTAAAACTATTTTTTACCGCTCCTTTGAAATAAAGAGTATCGTTTTTTAACATTACTTCAAGTTCTTCACCGCTTTTAGGTCTTAATTTCACTCCTGAAGCAACCAATCCTTTGTCTCTTGCGACCAAAAAGCTCGCACACATTCCCGTCCCGCATGCCAACGTTTCGTCTTCTACACCTCTTTCATAGGTCCTGACATATAAGTTTCCGTCTTTCATTTGAGCGAAATTTACGTTTGCGTTATATTTTTCTCTCATTTTTCTTGCGAGATTTTTATCGAAATTTTCAATATCTGTAATAGTTACCAAATGAGGCACGCCCGTATCGTATATTTTCCACTCGAAGCCCGCTTCTTCGAAAGTATCTTTTATCAATTTATAAGGAGTAAGCTGTGATGTTACGATATTACCCTCAACCTCGGCTTCAATCACTCCGGCAAGAGTCAAAAATTTCATCTTTTTATCCGCAAGGTTATTTTTATACGCATAGTGCGCAGCCGCCCTGCTCCCGTTTCCGCACATTTCGGCAACGCTTCCGTCGGCGTTATAAAACTGCCATTCGAAATCGTATTTTTCATGAGGTAAAAGAACGATAAGCCCGTCCGCCCCTACTCCGTTGAATCTATCACAAAGCTTTTTTGCTATATTGCTTCTGTCTATTTTTTTAAAAACGTGATAAATTACAAAATCGTTACCGCTTGCACTGTATTTACTAACAACCATCAATTTCCTTTTAAAAATTTTTCTTCAAATTCTTCCGCATTAACAGGTGGAGAATAGACATATCCTTGAATAACATCTATTCCCAAAGATATTACGTATTTTTCTTGTTCTTTCGTTTCCACTCCCTCGGCTACCGTTTTTAAATTAAAGTTTTTAGCCAAATTTACAACGGTTTTGACAATTTTATCATTATCTTGATTTTGAGGCAAATCTTTTATAAATTCTCTATCGATTTTAAGCTCGCTAACCGGAAATTTATTCAAATAAGCAAGAGAAGAATAACCGGTACCGAAATCGTCAATCGCTATACCGATTCCCAAATCCGCAAGCTCTTTTACGTATTTGATAGCTTTATCAGGATTTTTCATAATATTATCTTCCGTAATTTCCATAATCAACTTTTCAGGGTCGAATTGTTCTTCTTTTATTATCTCTTTGATTTTTTCTATCAAGTTTCCTCTTTCGATATCGAACATCGTAAAGTTACAACTGATAATGCCTGGTTTATACCCGCTTGCTTCCCATTTTTTATATTGCCAAATAGCTTTTTGAAGTACGATTTCATCAATTTTATCAATCAACCCAAGCTCTGTTGCAACGGATATGAATTTATAAGGAGGTATCATACCTTTTTTAGGATGTATCCACCTAACAAGAGCTTCACTTCCGTAAAGATCGCCGTTTTTATCTATTTGAGGTTGAAAATAAACTACCAATTCGTCTTTTTTTATCGCTTCTTTTAAAGAGTTTTTAATTTCAAGTTTCTCTTTTGCTTTTTCTCCCATCTCTTTTTTATAAAATTCAAAACTGTTACCGGTTCTTTTTTTAGCTTCGTACATTGCGGTATCCGCATATGTAATTAGTTTATTAATATCTTCGCTATCATCAGGAAATACGCTCAAACCGATACTTGCCGTTGTAGAAACTTCTTTGTCGTTTAAAATAACTTTTTGTTTAATATTATTAAGAAGCCTTTGAATTAGAGAAATTATATTTTCCGGTTTTTCCACCTCATCCAAAATAAGAACGAACTCATCCCCTCCGAACCTGCTTACAATATCACTTTTTCTAACCGTTTTTTTAATTCTTTGAGCAATTTTGATAAGTAATAAATCTCCGTAGTCATGTCCTAAAGAGTCATTTATTTCTTTGAACTGATCCAAATCTATAAACGCGATAACCGCTTTTTTACCGTTTCTTTTTACTCTACTGGCTATTTCATTAAATGTATTTAAAACATAGCTTCTGTTATAAAGACCTGTTAGCGGGTCTCTTATGGAGCGCTCTTTGAATTTTTCTTTCTCTTCTTGTAACTCTTTTTCATATTTTTCATACATATCCCTAACTTGTTTTGAAATCAATAAAACTATTACTACAATAGCACCAGAAACTATAACTATAACGGCATAAATCATATCCAAAAGATTTTGAAAAACCTTTTCCCTTTCCTTATTTTTTTTAATAAGTCTTTTATCCAAATAATCCAAATAAACCCCGCTACCTATCAAAATATCGTAAGGTTTGAATACTTTAACGTACGAGACTTTCTCAGTAGGTTTACCTCCTGGATTGTATCCTTTATACGATACGTAAGTTCCGTTCGGATGTTCTTGGGCTTGATGAACCAATAATTGAAAAACTTTGACGCCGTTTCTTTCTAAATTCCAACGATTGATTTGCATTAATTTTTTATTAGGATGATAAAGTGTATTCCCTTTAAAATCCAAAACGAATACATACCCTTTATAAGGCCATTTTAATTGATCGAATATTTGCTGCATTTCGTGAATTACCATCTTATCGCACTCTTTTTTTGAAATATTATGAATCTTGCAATATTTCATTTTATTATGATAGATGTTATTTAAAATATTATATGCGATATCAACTCTTTGTTTAGTCGTTATTTTCAAATCGTCCATAAACTTTTGGGTGATTCTTTTATTCTCTTCTTGAAAATAGTTGTTTATGGCAAATATTACCGCTAAGGTTAAAAACAATGCCGTAATCAACACCCCGGCCAAGGGTACTAATACTATATATCTCGATATTTTATCTTTCTCAAATTTCATGGAAAATCCTTATTTTTGATATAATGTTAATAAAAAGGCTTAATATGGTTTTGATTGCCGGTCCTTGCGTAATTGAAAGCAAAGAACAGATATTTAAAATTGCCGATTATCTTCAAAAATATATCGGTAAATACGACTTTTACTTTAAAGCAAGTTTCGATAAAGCGAATAGAACTTCACTTGATAGTTACAGAGGTCCGGGACTTGAAAAAGGGCTTGAAATTTTAGCCGAAGTAAAAGAAAAATACGGATATAAACTTTTAACGGACGTTCACGAAACATGGCAGGTAAAACCCGCTGCCGAAGTGGTAGACGTACTTCAAATTCCGGCATTTTTATGCAGACAAACGGACCTTCTTGTAGAAGCGGCTAAAACGGACAAAATAGTAAATATCAAAAAAGGCCAATTTATGAACCCGGCCGATATGAAATATTCGGTTTTAAAAGTTTTAAAAACCAGAGGTTGCGATGAGGTAAGTTATGAAAATTCAAAAAAATACGGTGTTTGGCTAACCGAAAGAGGTACTACTTTCGGATACGGAAATTTAGTTGTGGATATGAGAAGTCTGGTAATTATGAGAGAATTCGCACCTGTGATTTTCGATGCGACTCATAGTGTGCAAATGCCGGGAGGAGCAGGTGGAAAAAGTAGCGGAAAAAGAGAATACGTACCGTACCTAAGCAAAGCGGCGGCGGCAGTTGGGATAGACGGATTTTTCTTTGAAACTCACTATAATCCGGACGAAGCTTTAAGCGACGGACCTAATATGATTACACCCGATATGCTTGATAATATCTTAAAAGATATAGATTGTATAAATAAATGCCAAGGAGAATAGATGAATAAAATTGAAGGTATTTTAAAGCTTGAAGGAAATGAGAAAGTAGCGATTATCGCAAGTAGATTTAATCACTTAATTACGGATAGATTAATAGAAGGCGCAAGAGACGCGTTTTTAAGAAACGGTGGCAACGACGATAATTTGGATTTGATTTTGGTACCGGGAGCTTTTGAACTTCCTTTTGCATTAAAAAGAGCGCTAAAAAGAGATATTTACGACGGAATAGTATGTCTTGGAGCTGTAATTAGAGGAGCAACTCCTCATTTTGATTATGTAGCGGCAGAAGCTACAAAAGGTATCGCAAATACTACACTACAACACGACACACCGGTAACGTTCGGCCTTTTAACCACCGATACGATAGAACAAGCAATAGAAAGAGCCGGAACAAAAGCCGGAAATAAAGGCTTTGAAGCAATGGTGGGTCTAATCGAAATGATTAATTTATATAAAGAGTTATGAAATTCGATTTAAAAAACAAACTTGACTTATCAATAGCAATAAGTGCCGGAATTTTAGTATTAACGGGAGCTTTTTTGAGATTTTTCAAATATTTTTTCACTCCCTTAGCTCTTGAAAGAGCTACATTGATTTTAATTCCGGAAACATTGATTTTGATAATTTTAATAACTATAAAACTTTGGAGGAAATAATGGCAACTATAACACACGCAAGAGAAGCTGTAGTACAAACTCTTTATGCAAAAGACCAAGGAAACGACAACGCATACGACCAATTCGAAGAGATTCTAAAAGACAAAAAAATAAAAGGCCCTAAGGCGGATTTCGCAAGAAAATTACTAAAAGGCGTTATAGAACATCTTGAAGAGATTGACAAAACAATAAAAGACCATTTAATAGATTGGGATTTTAACAGACTCGATAAAGTAGATAAACAAATCCTAAGAGTCGGAACGTATGAACTTTTATATACCGATACGCCTTTTCAAATAGTAATAGACGAAGCGGTAAAAATAGCCAAAAACTTCTCTGAAGACAAAGCTAAAAGCTTTATTAACGGAATTCTTGATAAGATAGCAAAAGAAGTCAGGGAAGACGCTAAAAAATAGCTCCCCTACTTCAAAATCTCCGGTTTAAACTCATCTATCAATTTATTTTTATCCGTTTTTAACAAATCTTTTTCAACGATTCTAAAAATTTTATCTCTATTTTTTATTAACGGAAGCACGTCGTTTACTATGGTTTTAGGCAGCGATAAAAATACTTTCGTTTTATTCTCTTCCTCAATTAACAAATCGATATCCTCAGCAACCGATTTTACGGCTTCTTTATAGATTTCGTCTTTTAAGGTATGTTTTTCTCCGCTTGCGGCTCTATTTAAAAATCCCGCTTTATTAACGGTTCCCGTAGTATCCGTAATCAAATCGGAAAGTTTTTTATGAGCTTCCACTACGTTTATACCTCTTATAAAATCAAGTTTCACTTCACTCGGTTTAAGTCCGGCCTCGGCTTCCGGAGTTCTCGGATTAGCTCTATAAGCTTTAATTTCTCCAAGACTTGCAACTATTACCAAATCACCTACTTTCATCATATCTCCTTTTTATTCAATTTATTAATTATATATTAAATTTTCGGTAATTGCCAATTTTTTTTGTAAGCTATGAGTCTGATTATCACTCCCATAATTAAAGTTAATATCAAAATCTCCACATTCGTTCCGAAAATATATAAAAAAACACCGATTAAAATAGATATAGTCGCATAAAATTTTTCTCTTAATATAAAAGGGATTTTATTTATAAGCATATCTCTAAGCATTCCTCCCCCAACAGCGGTAATAAGAGCCAAAAATACGACTCCGTATATGTTAAATCCGGCGTTTATACCGACAATAGCTCCCGAAATAGAAAAAGAACTAAGCCCTATCGCATCGCTAAGTACGAAAATAGTCTTATTTTCGACATCGAATTTATGGAGTTTAAAATAAAACCCTAAAACGAGCACTATCAAAACAAGCGTACCGGCCAAAAAATTACTAAAAGCAAAAATCGTCCTATCCGCCAAAACGTCTCTTATAATACCACCTCCAAGAGCCGTTAAAAAGGCACTCAAAATAACCCCTAACAAATCAAGCCTCTCTCTAACACCGATAATAAATCCGCTGATAGAAAAAGCGATAATCCCTATAATATCGGCTATTTCTAACATTTTACCCTCTGTGCGTGAGTAATTGCTATCGCTATTGCGTCGGTAATATCAAGAGGTTTGATATCTCCTTTTATTCCCAATATTCTTTTTACCATAAATGCGACCTGTTCTTTTTTGGCCTTTCCGTTTCCCGTGACGGCCTTTTTTACCTGAAGAGGCGTATATTCGGAAAAATTGCCGTGTTTTTGAAGAATCCTAAGAGACAAAGCACCTCTAAACTGAGCCAATTTCAAAACGGTTTTAGGATTGTAAGCATAAAAAATATCTTCGATAGCAACCTCATCGATTTTGTTTTGCAAGATAATATCAAGACCCTCTATGAGTTGAGTTAATTGATATTGAAGCTCTTTTTCCGTGATTTTTATAAACCCGGCGTCAATTAGTTGAAGTTTTGGTGTAGTTTCTATTATCGCATAACCGCATCTTATGGTTCCTGGGTCAATTCCTAATATTCTCATTCACACTTCTTTCAATTTTTATTCACACCTTATTCACTATGTGAAAAATCTTAATAGACATTTTATCTCCGATATGTTAAAATTAAATTCACATAACTTTTCACATCATATTCACTATGTGAAAAATTTTTCATTCACAAAGGAGCGCTTAATTGCTATTTGACAAAATAAAAAATTCACTAAAAAGTGAAAATCCTGTGAATTATAATAAATTTATCAAAAATTTGGAATTCGATGAAGAAAATAGCGATAGTGCGAGGCTTGTTATAAGAGCCCCTAATATTTTTATAGCCAATTTCATAAAAAGAAAATACGCAAATAAAATTGCCGAACTTTATAAACAAGAAACGGGAATAGAGCCGAGTATAGAAATCGTTACGAAAGAGATAAAACCGAAAAATTATTCGTATGAGGAGATAGCCTCCCCTACTACGCCTTCGATTTTGATACCGGAATACACATTTGAGAGTTTTATCGTCGGACCTTCGAACCAATTCGCATACACGGCCGCAAAAAGCGTTGCCGAAAATCCGGGGAAAAGTTATAACCCTTTATTTATTTACGGAGGGGTCGGACTTGGAAAAACCCACCTCTTGCAAGCTATAGGAAACTACCTAAAAAACCACAAAAAAGTCATATACATAACAAGCGAACAATTTATGAACGAATTCAAAGAACACGTAAGAAACCAAACAATGGACAGATTCCAAGAAAAATATCGAAATTGCGATGTTTTATTAATTGACGACATTCAATTTTTAGCCGGGAAAGACAGAACTCAAGAAGAGTTTTTCCACACTTTTAACGAGCTTTATAACAACAAAAAACAGATATGTCTCACTTCGGACAGACCTCCTAAAAAACTTCATGATTTGGTAGATAGACTAAGAAGTAGATTTGAAGCCGGTCTTATAGTTGACATTCAACCCCCAGAACTTGAAACGAAAATAGAAATTATCAGAAAAAAATGCGAAATCAACGGTATCTACCTCCCTAACGAAATTATAGAATTTATAGCTACCAAACTTGATGACAATATAAGAGAAATCGAAGGAATGATATTAAAACTAAACG from Caminibacter pacificus encodes:
- the rlmN gene encoding 23S rRNA (adenine(2503)-C(2))-methyltransferase RlmN; the protein is MKKCFMDYLPEELLEMGIEPKFRVKQLYNWVYRKYVDDFEKMSNLPKDLRAKLKEEFYINPLELVNHEVASDGTEKFLFKLHDNHTVETVLIKMKDERIENGKKKEAKWTVCVSTQVGCKVGCAFCLTAKGGFVRNLSAGEIVAQVWFMKKFKNFDENKALNVVYMGMGEPLDNYDNMVKAIKIIAHPDGLNISPKRQTISTSGIAPKIKRLGEENLGVNLAISLHAVDDKLREELIPLNKAYNIQSVIDAVREFPIDKRKKVMFEYLVIKDVNDDIASAKKLVKLLNGIPSKVNLIYFNPYPGSPYKRPDEETMKKFQRYLLDRGITCTIRESKGIDISAACGQLREKELKSCTPPEFKE
- a CDS encoding DUF3343 domain-containing protein; translation: MAELKYLPAGIRLHLKEIVYKITDNLDEYYYFHFKDIPTGLKVEKLLKNENIKSIPVPDEIFEDCGVAILTKEKDKIKEILLKENIEFEIWVKKDGFKKIEGEIKSKSCKI
- a CDS encoding peptidyl-prolyl cis-trans isomerase, coding for MKKILLSALLVFSLHAEIVDRIVATVDNQPITSYEIAKVSKEMNLQPNQALNYLIDQKILQEQIKKQGITVDDYDLENAMEKIAKQNGMSLFEFKNVLEQRGEYQKFKKALKEKLLKDKLFAQIVNTNLKITPQDIKNYYQTHKDEFKTFKTVQVTKYVANNPEILKKLQQNTLLNLPNVSMKAEVYSPEDLPKNLLFLFQQTKVGQFTPIINQGTHFITYYISRKDGEEYLPLSSVQNIIAQKIAQQRREQILKEYFSKLKNRADIKIFNN
- a CDS encoding MarR family winged helix-turn-helix transcriptional regulator; this encodes MKISIDNSIGYALSTTLNLLRKEFNARIMHFNLSSEQYGVLKLIDEMGALTPTKISEILQRDKATITRIINSLEKKGFITKDRIDNRSFEIRMTKLGYEQFKNADEVAIDFHKKIRDIITDEEYHKLLEILNKIRKGF
- the tpx gene encoding thiol peroxidase, with product MPTLTKLKGNDVALYGNQVNVGDKAPVVTLPNTALEEVTVGGAQGVAQLIVAVPSLDTPVCAMETTKFNNQAASVDGATVYVVSMDLPFAAKRFCSTEGIENLQVLSDYREKCFSTQYGTLIAEGPLRGLSARVIFVVDKEGTVTYKEIVPEITEEPNYEAALAALKEAASK
- the dapF gene encoding diaminopimelate epimerase, translated to MVVSKYSASGNDFVIYHVFKKIDRSNIAKKLCDRFNGVGADGLIVLLPHEKYDFEWQFYNADGSVAEMCGNGSRAAAHYAYKNNLADKKMKFLTLAGVIEAEVEGNIVTSQLTPYKLIKDTFEEAGFEWKIYDTGVPHLVTITDIENFDKNLARKMREKYNANVNFAQMKDGNLYVRTYERGVEDETLACGTGMCASFLVARDKGLVASGVKLRPKSGEELEVMLKNDTLYFKGAVKNSFTAVLEEDERDFL
- a CDS encoding sensor domain-containing phosphodiesterase — translated: MKFEKDKISRYIVLVPLAGVLITALFLTLAVIFAINNYFQEENKRITQKFMDDLKITTKQRVDIAYNILNNIYHNKMKYCKIHNISKKECDKMVIHEMQQIFDQLKWPYKGYVFVLDFKGNTLYHPNKKLMQINRWNLERNGVKVFQLLVHQAQEHPNGTYVSYKGYNPGGKPTEKVSYVKVFKPYDILIGSGVYLDYLDKRLIKKNKEREKVFQNLLDMIYAVIVIVSGAIVVIVLLISKQVRDMYEKYEKELQEEKEKFKERSIRDPLTGLYNRSYVLNTFNEIASRVKRNGKKAVIAFIDLDQFKEINDSLGHDYGDLLLIKIAQRIKKTVRKSDIVSRFGGDEFVLILDEVEKPENIISLIQRLLNNIKQKVILNDKEVSTTASIGLSVFPDDSEDINKLITYADTAMYEAKKRTGNSFEFYKKEMGEKAKEKLEIKNSLKEAIKKDELVVYFQPQIDKNGDLYGSEALVRWIHPKKGMIPPYKFISVATELGLIDKIDEIVLQKAIWQYKKWEASGYKPGIISCNFTMFDIERGNLIEKIKEIIKEEQFDPEKLIMEITEDNIMKNPDKAIKYVKELADLGIGIAIDDFGTGYSSLAYLNKFPVSELKIDREFIKDLPQNQDNDKIVKTVVNLAKNFNLKTVAEGVETKEQEKYVISLGIDVIQGYVYSPPVNAEEFEEKFLKGN
- the kdsA gene encoding 3-deoxy-8-phosphooctulonate synthase translates to MLIKRLNMVLIAGPCVIESKEQIFKIADYLQKYIGKYDFYFKASFDKANRTSLDSYRGPGLEKGLEILAEVKEKYGYKLLTDVHETWQVKPAAEVVDVLQIPAFLCRQTDLLVEAAKTDKIVNIKKGQFMNPADMKYSVLKVLKTRGCDEVSYENSKKYGVWLTERGTTFGYGNLVVDMRSLVIMREFAPVIFDATHSVQMPGGAGGKSSGKREYVPYLSKAAAAVGIDGFFFETHYNPDEALSDGPNMITPDMLDNILKDIDCINKCQGE
- the ribH gene encoding 6,7-dimethyl-8-ribityllumazine synthase, which produces MNKIEGILKLEGNEKVAIIASRFNHLITDRLIEGARDAFLRNGGNDDNLDLILVPGAFELPFALKRALKRDIYDGIVCLGAVIRGATPHFDYVAAEATKGIANTTLQHDTPVTFGLLTTDTIEQAIERAGTKAGNKGFEAMVGLIEMINLYKEL
- the nusB gene encoding transcription antitermination factor NusB, which encodes MATITHAREAVVQTLYAKDQGNDNAYDQFEEILKDKKIKGPKADFARKLLKGVIEHLEEIDKTIKDHLIDWDFNRLDKVDKQILRVGTYELLYTDTPFQIVIDEAVKIAKNFSEDKAKSFINGILDKIAKEVREDAKK
- a CDS encoding host attachment protein, coding for MKVGDLVIVASLGEIKAYRANPRTPEAEAGLKPSEVKLDFIRGINVVEAHKKLSDLITDTTGTVNKAGFLNRAASGEKHTLKDEIYKEAVKSVAEDIDLLIEEENKTKVFLSLPKTIVNDVLPLIKNRDKIFRIVEKDLLKTDKNKLIDEFKPEILK
- a CDS encoding trimeric intracellular cation channel family protein gives rise to the protein MLEIADIIGIIAFSISGFIIGVRERLDLLGVILSAFLTALGGGIIRDVLADRTIFAFSNFLAGTLVLIVLVLGFYFKLHKFDVENKTIFVLSDAIGLSSFSISGAIVGINAGFNIYGVVFLALITAVGGGMLRDMLINKIPFILREKFYATISILIGVFLYIFGTNVEILILTLIMGVIIRLIAYKKNWQLPKI
- the ruvC gene encoding crossover junction endodeoxyribonuclease RuvC, which encodes MRILGIDPGTIRCGYAIIETTPKLQLIDAGFIKITEKELQYQLTQLIEGLDIILQNKIDEVAIEDIFYAYNPKTVLKLAQFRGALSLRILQKHGNFSEYTPLQVKKAVTGNGKAKKEQVAFMVKRILGIKGDIKPLDITDAIAIAITHAQRVKC
- the dnaA gene encoding chromosomal replication initiator protein DnaA, with amino-acid sequence MLFDKIKNSLKSENPVNYNKFIKNLEFDEENSDSARLVIRAPNIFIANFIKRKYANKIAELYKQETGIEPSIEIVTKEIKPKNYSYEEIASPTTPSILIPEYTFESFIVGPSNQFAYTAAKSVAENPGKSYNPLFIYGGVGLGKTHLLQAIGNYLKNHKKVIYITSEQFMNEFKEHVRNQTMDRFQEKYRNCDVLLIDDIQFLAGKDRTQEEFFHTFNELYNNKKQICLTSDRPPKKLHDLVDRLRSRFEAGLIVDIQPPELETKIEIIRKKCEINGIYLPNEIIEFIATKLDDNIREIEGMILKLNAMAKLLGITDITLDFAKQALKEFIKDKKENITLEDIIELIAKEFNIKPSEITSKSRNQNIVAARRTAIFLAREFTKESTPAIAKYFGLKDHSAVSHAIKSFNKKLKEDNDFRIKIEELKNKIQIKKGE